The following coding sequences lie in one Arachis ipaensis cultivar K30076 chromosome B05, Araip1.1, whole genome shotgun sequence genomic window:
- the LOC107644417 gene encoding cell division protein FtsY homolog, chloroplastic, which translates to MASSSSSMCASYSSVISRPFYNSQPQFAFFRTGKLGSVPDSGGRFRCMAGQTGFFTKLGRLIKEKAKSDVEKIFSGGFTKTRKNLAVIDELLLYWNLSDTDRVLDELEEALLVSDFGPKITIKIVENLREDILSGKLKSGTEIKEALKQNVLDLLTTKVSKTELQLGFRKPAVIMIVGVNGGGKTTSLGKLAYRLKKEGAKILMAAGDTFRAAAGDQLEIWAERTDCEIVRAESEKAKASSVLTQAVKKGKELGFDIVLCDTSGRLHTNYSLMEELISCKKAVSKVVAGAPNEILLVLDGTTGLNMLPQAREFNEVVGVTGLILTKLDGSARGGCVVSVVDELGIPVKFVGVGERVEDLQPFDAEAFVNAIFS; encoded by the exons atggcttcttcttcttcttcgatgtGCGCTTCTTACTCTTCAGTAATCTCGAGACCTTTTTATAATTCTCAACCGCAATTCGCGTTCTTCCGTACCGGGAAACTCGGTTCGGTTCCCGATTCGGGTGGGCGGTTCAGGTGTATGGCTGGTCAAACCGGATTCTTCACGAAGCTTGGGAGGCTAATAAAGGAGAAGGCGAAGAGCGACGTTGAGAAGATATTCTCCGGCGGGTTCACGAAGACGCGGAAAAACCTCGCCGTCATCGACGAGCTTCTTCTCTATTGGAATCTCTCCGACACCGATCGAGTACTCGACGAGCTCGAAGAG GCTCTTTTGGTGTCTGATTTTGGACCAAAAATCACTATTAAGATAGTGGAGAATTTGCGTGAGGATATATTGTCAGGGAAGCTCAAATCAGGCACTGAGATAAAG GAAGCACTGAAACAGAATGTCTTGGATTTGTTGACGACTAAGGTGAGTAAAACTGAACTTCAACTTGGATTCAG GAAGCCAGCTGTAATAATGATAGTTGGTGTTAATGGTGGTGGAAAGACAACATCTCTGG GAAAGCTGGCGTATAGACTGAAGAAAGAAGGGGCAAAG ATACTGATGGCTGCTGGTGATACATTTAGAGCAGCTGCTGGTGATCAGCTAGAGATATGGGCTGAAAGGACTGATTGTGAGATTGTTAGGGCTGAATCAGAGAAAGCCAAAGCATCATCAG TGCTTACACAAGCTGTGAAAAAGGGAAAAGAACTAGGTTTCGATATTGTTTTATGCGATACATCTGGAC GTTTACACACTAATTACAGCCTAATGGAAGAATTGATTTCTTGTAAAAAGGCAGTGAGCAAAGTCGTTGCTGGTGCCCCTAAT GAGATCCTACTGGTTCTGGATGGAACTACAGGTTTGAATATGCTGCCACAGGCAAGAGAGTTCAATGAG GTTGTAGGTGTTACGGGTTTAATTTTGACCAAGCTGGATGGTTCTGCAAGAGGCGGCTGTGTG GTCAGTGTTGTTGATGAGCTTGGAATCCCTGTTAAATTTGTGGGTGTTGGTGAACGTGTAGAAGACCTTCAACCCTTTGATGCAGAGGCCTTTGTCAATGCCATCTTTTCGTAA
- the LOC107641290 gene encoding ATP-dependent DNA helicase PIF1-like → MRRDQRSPKQDPILSSQYVVCEERYNCHFEALDRTLRDLMSVTDQHKTHQPFGGKVVVLGGDFRQILPVILKGSRHDILASAINSSHLWSFCKVLKLHTNMRLLMSSSDQDEGEMKRFANWILDVGNGNIGSVVGDESEVEIPDDLLITTTDDPLFHLVDFSYPNLLQNMLDYRYFQSRVILAPTLESVEKVNDFVLTIFPGMEKEYLSSDTTCQADENEDVQQEWFTLEFLNDIKCSGLPNHKLTLKPGVAVMLLRNIDQTSGLCNGTRLIVNELGSNVIGATVVTSRNIGDKVYIPRMNLIPSDSGLPFKFQRRQFSLTVCFAITINMSQAQSLSHVRLYLPKSVFTHGQLYVALSRVKSHSGLRVLILDEDGNPKSSTRNIVFKEVFNNI, encoded by the coding sequence ATGAGGAGAGATCAGAGAAGTCCAAAACAGGATCCAATTTTGAGTTCTCAATATGTTGTATGCGAGGAAAGGTACAACTGCCATTTTGAAGCACTTGATCGGACGCTCAGGGATCTTATGTCAGTTACTGATCAACATAAGACACATCAACCATTTGGTGGTAAGGTTGTTGTTCTAGGAGGTGATTTCAGACAGATACTTCCGGTGATTCTGAAAGGAAGTAGACACGATATATTGGCATCCGCTATTAACTCATCCCATCTGTGGTCATTTTGTAAGGTTCTGAAACTGCATACGAATATGAGGCTTCTAATGTCTTCTTCGGATCAAGATGAAGGTGAAATGAAGAGATTTGCTAATTGGATACTTGATGTTGGAAATGGAAATATTGGCTCTGTTGTTGGTGATGAATCAGAAGTTGAAATTCCAGATGATCTATTGATTACAACTACTGATGACCCTCTCTTTCATTTGGTAGACTTTTCATATCCAAATTTGTTGCAAAATATGTTAGATTACAGGTATTTTCAGAGTAGGGTAATTCTTGCACCCACGCTTGAGAGTGTCGAGAAGGTAAACGATTTTGTCTTGACAATCTTTCCAGGGATGGAAAAGGAGTATTTGAGCTCTGATACAACATGTCAAGCTGATGAGAATGAAGATGTACAACAAGAGTGGTTCACACTAGAGTTCCTAAATGACATCAAATGTTCGGGACTACCCAATcacaagttgactttgaagccAGGAGTCGCTGTAATGCTACTGCGAAACATAGACCAGACTTCAGGTTTATGCAACGGGACAAGATTAATAGTTAACGAACTTGGCAGCAACGTAATTGGAGCGACGGTAGTGACCAGTAGAAATATTGGAGATAAAGTGTACATtccaagaatgaacttgatcccttCAGATTCAGGATTGCCATTTAAGTTCCAACGGAGACAATTTTCATTAACAGTATGCTTTGCAATAACCATTAACATGAGTCAGGCTCAATCATTATCACATGTACGGCTTTATTTGCCAAAATCAGTGTTCACCCATGGACAACTTTATgttgctttgtcaagagttaagagtcaCAGTGGCCTCAGGGTTTTAATTCTAGACGAAGACGGCAATCCAAAGTCATCAACAAGAAATATCGTGTTCAAAGaggtttttaataatatttag